The following nucleotide sequence is from Nitrospirota bacterium.
CGCCCAGCGGCAGATAGCCGCCGGTCAATCCCTTGCTGATCGCCATGAGGTCCGGCGTGACCCCTTCGTGCTCGCAGGCGAACAGGCGGCCGGTCCGTCCGAAGCCGGTCGCCACCTCGTCGGCGATTAGGAGCACCCGGTATCTGGTGCAGAGCTCGCGGATACGCCGGAGATACCCGGGCGGAGCCGTGATCATGCCGGCCGCCGCCTGCACGAGCGGCTCGATCACGAGACCGGCCAGGTCCCGGTGGCGGCGCATGAGCGTCTGCTCGATCGGCTCCAGGCAGGCCAGCTTGCAAGAGGGAAAGGTCCGCTTGAGCGGACAGCGGTAGCAGTAGGGAGGCTCGGCGACAAGGGTCGGAAAGAGCAGGGGCCGGAACCGCCCTTGGAACAACTCGATCCCGCCCACGCTCATGGCACCGGCCGTGTCCCCGTGGTAGGCGAGGGCGAGGTGCAGGAAGGTCCGTTTGGGCCCGGCATTTGGGCGCCGCTGCCGCCAGAACTGCACGGCCATCTTCAACGCCACTTCCACGGCGGTGGACCCGTCGTCGGAGTAGAAGACCCGGGTCAGGCCCGGCGGCGCCAGCCGGACCAGCTCCCGCGCGAGCCGGATGGCCGGCGGATTGGAGAGGCCCAGCAGGGTGCTGTGGGCGATCTTGGTCAGTTGTCCGTGCAGCGCCCGATCGAGCGCCGGGTGCCGGTGGCCGTGCACGTTGACCCAGAGGGAAGAGACGCCGTCCAGATAGCGGCGGCCCTGGCTGTCGAACAGGTAGGGCCCCTTGCCCCGCTCGATGATCAGCGGCTCTTCCCGCTCCCATTCCCGCATCTGGGTGAAGGGATGCCAGAGATACCGGCGGTCCCAATCGGCAAGCGGCTCCCGGCCATTCATCGTTCCACCCCTAGCCCCGCGCCCCGGACCTCGGGCGGGTCTCCCCATAAAGTCGGCGGATTATACGGGCCGGCTTCGTCTTTGACAACCTGCGGTCGAACGTCTATAATGGGCCGATTTCTTCAGCATGAGCAAGGACTTGCAAAGCCTCATCCGGAACTTTTCCATTATCGCCCATATCGATCACGGGAAATCGACCCTCGCTGACCGGTTTCTGGAAGTGACCGGTGCCATCACCGCCCGAGAGTCCCGCGACCAGATCCTGGACGCCATGGACCTCGAACGTGAGCGGGGCATTACGATCAAGGCCCATGCAGTGGCGATCCGGTACAAGGCGGACGACGGGCAGACCTACGCCCTGCACCTGATCGATACGCCCGGGCACGTGGACTTCACCTATGAGGTCTCCCGGAGCCTGGCCGCTTGCGAAGGGGCCCTGCTCCTCGTGGACGCGTCCCAGGGAGTCGAAGCCCAGACGATCGCGAACGCCCATCTGGCCATGGCCAACAACCTGACGATTCTCCCGGTGATCAACAAGATCGACCTGCCGAGCGCGGACGTGGAGGGCGTCAAGCACCAGATCCAGGAGGTGCTGGGCCTGGACGCGAAGGACGCCCTGCTCGTCAGCGCGAAGGAGGGGCGCGGCGTGCGCGAGGTGCTCGAAGCCGTCGTCGCGCGCATTCCGCCGCCTTCGGGCCGCGCCGACAAGCCGCTCAAAGCCCTGATCTTCGACTCCTGGTTCGACAACTACCAGGGGGTCATCGTGCTGACGCGCGTCATTGACGGCCAGATCAGGCCCGGGACGAAGATCCGGCTGATGTCCAACAACAAGCTCTTCGAGGTCACCGAGGTCGGAGTGTTCGCCCCCAAGCGCACGAAGACCGACCGGCTGGCCACCGGCGAGGTCGGCTACGTCTGCGCCAACATCCGGGAGGCGGCGGACACGAAGATCGGGGACACGATCACCGAGGCCGGCCGGCCCACCGACGCGCCGTTCCCCGGCTACAAGGAGGTCAAACCGCTCGTCTTCTGCGGCCTGTACCCGACGGACACCGCGCAGTTCGAGAACCTGCGGGACGCCCTGCAGAAGCTCCGGCTGAACGACTCCTCGTTCGTTTACGAGCCGGAGACCTCCCTCGCGCTGGGCTTCGGCTTCCGCTGCGGCTTCCTGGGCCTGCTGCACATGGAAATCATCCAGGAGCGGCTGGAGCGTGAGTACGGGCTGACGCTGATCACGACCGCGCCCACCGTGGTCTACCAGGTCCTGACCACGGCCGGCGATATCCTGTCCATCGACAACCCCGCGAAGCTGCCCTCGCCCTCTTCGATCGAAAGCTTCGAGGAACCGTTCATCCTGATCACGATCATCACCCCCGAGCGGTACGTGGGCAACGTCCTGCAACTCTGCCAGGAGAAGCGCGGCGTCCAAAAGGGGCTCCAGTACCTGGACCCCACGCGCGTGATGCTGACATACGAGCTGCCGCTCAACGAGGTCATCCTGGATTTCTACGACCGGCTGAAGTCCAAGACCCAGGGCTACGCCTCGCTGGACTACGAATTCATCGGCTATCGGGAGTCGGACCTGGTCAAGGTGGACATGCTGCTGAACGGGGAGACGGTGGACGCGCTGTCGTTCATCACGCACCGGGAGAAGGCGCAGATCCGGGGCCGGCAGCTCGCCGAGAGGATGAAGGAGTTGATCCCCAAACAGATGTTCGAGGTGGCGATCCAGGCGGCGATCGGCAGCAAGGTGATCGCCCGCGAGACCGTGGGGGCCCTGCGGAAGAACGTGACGGCCAAATGTTACGGCGGCGACATCACGAGAAAGCGCAAACTGTGGGAGAAGCAGAAAGAGGGCAAGAAACGGATGAAGCAGGTGGGCCGGGTGGAAGTGCCGCAGGAGGCGTTTCTCGCGCTCCTGAAGGTGACGGGCGAGTGACCATGGAACCGAATCCGTCGGGGATCGAGGAGGGGCGGAGCGCCTCGGCGGAAGCCGCCGCCGCGCCGGGACCGGAGGGGAACGGCGCCGCGGCGGCGACCGCGGTCGCCCAGGCGCCGCCCGCCCGCAAGTCGGTCCTGCGCGAGTACGCCGAGGCCATCGTCGTGGCCATGCTGCTCGCCTTCGCGATCCGCGTGTTCGTGGTCCAGGCCTTCAAGATTCCGTCCGGCTCGATGATCCCGACGCTGCTGATCGGGGACCACATCCTGGTCAGCAAGCTGTCGTACGGCGTCCAGTGGCCGGCCGACTGCAAGGTCAAGATGGCCTTTCCGCCCCTCACCTGCTACGCCTCCCGCACGCTGGTCTCCTTCGGCCAGCCGCAGCGGGGCGACGTGATCGTCTTCCGCTATCCGGAGGACGAGGACAAGGACTTCATCAAGCGGATCGTCGGGCTGCCCGGCGACAAGATCGAGATCCGGAACAAGGTCGTGCACGTGAACGGGGTCCCGTTCGAGGACCAGGCCTTCACCCAGCGGGTGGATCCCGGCACCATTGACGGCACGATCAATCCGCGGGACAATTTCGGCCCGGTGACCGTCCCCGAGCAGGCCTACTTCGTGATGGGGGACAACCGGGACCAGAGCCTGGACAGCCGGTTCTGGGGCTTCGTCAGCGCCGAGAAGATCAAGGGCAAGGCTTTCCGGATCTATTGGTCCTGGAGCGGGCAGGGCGATTGGAAACAGTGGGTCAGATGGGAACGACTCGGCAAGGCCATCCGGTAAGAACAGGTTGTGAATGTTGAATTGTGAGTGTTGAGTTGAACTCAAAACTGAAAACTCAAAACTCAAAACTGATCCCCCACATCCAGCGGTTTCCCCAGGCGTCCGTCCTGGTCGTGGGGGACCTGATCCTCGACCATTACGTCTGGGGCAAAGTCAGCCGGATCTCGCCCGAGGCGCCCGTGCCGGTCGTGCACGTCCATTCGGAGTCGCTCCAGCTCGGGGGCGCGGCCAACGTGTACAACAACATCCTCGCGCTGGGCGGCAAGGCCGACATCTGCGGGGTCGTCGGCGCCGATGAGGGAGGCCGGCAGCTCTTGAAGGAGCTGGGCGTCCTGCGGCAGGGACGGGGAGGGGTCGTGATCGACCCGGACCGGCCCACCACCAGGAAGACCCGGGTGGTCGCCCACAACCAGCAGGTCGTCCGGTACGACGTGGAGCGGCGGTCGGACATCAAGGAGCCGATCCAGCGCCGCATCGTCCGGTACGTGGAATCGCGGCTTCGCGAGATCTCCTGCCTGGTCGTCTCCGACTACGCCAAGGGCGTCGTGACGGCCCCGCTCATGGCGGAGCTGACCCGGCTGGCATCCCTCCGGCGCATCCCGATCATCGTGGATCCAAAGGTGGAGCACTTCGCCTATTACAAGGGCGTGACGGTCGTGACCCCGAACCACCTGGAGGCGACCCAGGCGGCCGGCCTGCACGGCGAGGACGATCGGACCATCACGGAGGCGGGCGAGATCATCCGGCAGCGGCTCGGCTGCCGGTCGGTCCTGATCACCCGCGGCGAGAAGGGGATGAGCCTGTTCGAGTCCGACGGAGCCAGCCGCCACATCCCGACGGTGGCCCGGCAGGTCTACGACGTGACCGGTGCCGGCGACACGGTGATCGGCACCCTGGCCCTCGCGCTCGCGACCGGCGCCGCCATGCCGGACGCCGCCGTGCTGGCCAACCACGCGGCGGGGATCGCGGTCGGCATGGTCGGAACCGCGACGGTCACGGCCGCGCAGCTCACCGAGGCGCTCGCCCATGCCTAGCAGGCCGTTGGTCACGGTCGTGATTCCGGCGCGGCACGGCTCCTCGCGGTTTCCCGGCAAGCCGCTGGTCCGGCTCCTCGACAAGCCCCTGATCCAGCACGTCTACGAGCGGGCGCAGAGCGCCCGGTGCGTCGACCGGGTTCTCATCGCGACCGACGATCCCCGCATCGCGGAAGCCGTGACGGCCTTCGGAGGCGCCGTGGTCCTGACCGGGGAGCCCTACCGGACCGGGACGGATCGGGTGGCGGGCGTGGCCCGGAAGCTGGACGGGGAGGTCTTCGTCAACCTGCAGGGGGACGAGATCGCGCTGGACTCAGGCCTGTTCGAGGACCTCGTGCTCCCGTTCCTGGAGAGTGGGGCGGGGATGGGCACGTTGAAGCGCCGGCTGACCGCGGCGGAAGAGATCCGGAACCCGGCCATCGTGAAGGTCGTGACGGACGAGCGGGGCGACGCCCTGTATTTTTCGCGCGCGCCGATTCCCTATGAGCGGGACCAGCCGGAGGGCGTCGGCTCCAACGGGTTGCATTCCATCCATCTCGGCATTTACATTTACACGCGTGACACGCTGTTCCGGTTCGCGTCGCTGCCGACCGGCCGCCTGGAAGACGCGGAGAAGCTCGAGCAGCTCCGCGCGCTCGAGCACGGCATTCGCATCCGGGTGTGGGAGACGGCCCACCCCTCGCTGCGGATCGACACGCCGGCCGATCTGGAGGAGGCCGCCGGGGTCCTCAAACGGCTGGCACCCTGCCCATGATCGCCGGGATCGTGACGGACATCGCGAGCGTCCCGACCACCGACTCGTTCCGCTAGCATGAGGAGGGCCATGGCCACCACCAGCAAATTCATCTTCGTGACCGGCGGCGTGGTGTCGTCCCTGGGAAAGGGGCTGGCGTCCGCCTCGATCGGCAACCTGCTGGAGAGCAGGGGGCTCAAGATCACGTTCCTCAAGCTCGACCCGTACATCAACGTGGATCCCGGCACGATGAACCCCTACCAGCACGGGGAGGTCTTCGTGACCGACGACGGAGCCGAGACCGACCTGGATCTGGGCCACTACGAACGGTACACCTCGCTCACGCTGAGCAAGGCCAACAACCAGACCACCGGCCGCATCTACAACTCGGTGATCACGAAGGAGCGGCGCGGCGACTACCTGGGCGGGACCGTGCAGGTGGTGCCGCACATCACCGACGAGATCAAGCGCGCGATCCTGACCGTGGCCGAAGGGGTGGACGTGACGATCGTCGAGATCGGAGGGACGGTCGGCGACATCGAGAGCCTCCCGTTCCTGGAGGCGATCCGGCAGATGCCCTACGACGTCGGCCGCGAGAACGTCCTCTACGTCCATTTGACGCTCGTGCCCTACATCGGCGCCTCCGGCGAGCTCAAGACCAAGCCCACCCAGCATTCGGTCAACAAGCTGCGGGAGATCGGCATCCAGCCCAACGTCCTCTTGTGCCGCACGGACCGGTACCTGCCCCCGGACCTCAAGGAAAAGATCGCCCTGTTCTGCAACGTGGAGAAGGGCGCGGTGATCACGGCCAAGGACGTGGAGACGGTTTACGAGGTGCCGATCGTGTTCCGCAAGGAGGGGCTGGACGAGCTGATCGTCCGCCTGCTGAAGCTGGAGACGGGCCCGCCGAACCTGCGCGAATGGGACGCGATGGTCCAGAAGATCAAGTATCCCAAGCACGAGGTCACGGTCGCGCTGGTGGGCAAGTACGTGGGGTTGAAGGAGTCCTACAAGAGCCTCACCGAGGCGCTCGTGCACGGGGGCATCGACCACGAGACGCGCGTGCACGTCCACTGGGTCGAGTCCGACGAGCTCCACCGCACCGGCACCGAGCGGCTCCTCCGGGACGCGGACGGCATCCTGATCCCCGGCGGGTTCGGCGTGCGCGGCATCGAAGGCAAGATCGAGACGATCCGCTACGCGCGCGAGCGGGGCGTGCCCTTCTTCGGCCTCTGCCTGGGGATGCAGTGCGCGGTGATCGAGCTGGCCCGCCACGTGGCCGGTCTGGCCGGCGCGAACAGCTCCGAGTTCGACCCGCACACGCCGCACCCGGTGATCGATCTGATGGCGGACCAGCGGTCCGTGCAGGACAAGGGCGGCACGATGCGGCTCGGCGCCTACCCCTGCCGCATCCTGGAGGGCTCCGCGGCCCACAAGGCCTACGGGGTCACCGAGGTCCGGGAGCGGCACCGCCACCGGTACGAGTTCAACAACGCCTACCGGGACCAGTTGACCAGCCACGGCCTCGTCCTGAGCGGGCTCTCGCCGGACGGGCGCCTCGTCGAGATCGTCGAGCTCAAGGAGCATCCCTGGTTCCTGGCCACCCAGTTCCATCCGGAGTTCACCTCCCGCCCGCACCGGCCCCATCCGCTCTTCAGCGCCTTCGTGGGTGCGGCCCTGCGGCGGAAGTGCGGGCACTGATGAGGGCGTGTTGCGTGATTCGTGAAGCGTCGTTCGTGAGCGAAGACGAGAGACGCTTCACGAGAGACGAGGGACGAGGCTATGCTGCACGAAGTTGACCTGGGCCCGTTCAAAGTCGGGGCTGCCCACCGCCACTTCCTGATCGCCGGCCCCTGCGTGCTCGAGAGCGAGCGGCTCGCCCTCGAGACCGCCGGGCGGATCGCCGAGATCACCCGCGCGCTCGGCATGCCCTACGTCTTCAAGTCCTCCTACGACAAGGCCAACCGGAGCTCGATCGCGTCCTTCCGGGGGCCGGGCCTCGAGCCGGGCCTCGCCCTGCTGCGGAAGATCCGGGAGGAGGTGGGGGTGCCGGTGCTCACGGACGTCCACACGGCGGAGGAAGCCGCCCAGGCAAGCGAGGTCGTGGACGTGCTCCAGATCCCGGCCTTCCTCTGCCGGCAGACCGACCTGCTCATCGCCGCGGCCAAGACCGGCCGCGCCGTGAACGTGAAGAAGGGCCAGTTCCTGTCCCCCTGGGAGATGGGCAACGTCGTCCAGAAGCTGGAAGAGAGCGGCACCACCCGGATTCTCCTGACCGAGCGGGGCGCCTCGTTCGGCTACAACAACCTCGTCGTGGACATGCGCTCGTTCCCGGTCATGCGGAGCTTCGGCTACCCGGTCGTCTTCGACGCCACGCACAGCGTGCAACTGCCGGGCGGGGCGGGGACCAAGTCCTCCGGGCAGCGGGAGTTCATCGGGCCGCTGGCGAGCGCCGCGGCCGCCGCGGGCTGCGACGGCTTCTTCATGGAAGTGCATCCCGATCCTGATCAAGCCCTGTCCGACGGGCCGAACATGGTCCCGCTCCACCAACTGAAGCCTCTCCTGGAACGGCTGCTCCGGATCTGCGCCGCGGCGGGGAAGGGGCCGGAGGGAGCCGCATGAGCGTCGAGCACGGGAAGCGGGTGCTGGAGATCGAAGCCCGGGCGATCGCCGGCCTGATCGGCCGCCTGGACGACCGGTTCACCAAGGCCGTCGCGGCGCTCCACGACTGCGCCGGCAAGGTGGTGGTCTCGGGGATGGGGAAATCCGGCCTCATCGGCCAGAAGATCGCGGCCACCCTCGCGAGCACGGGCACGCCGGCCTTCTTCCTGCATCCGGCTGAAGGCATCCACGGAGACCTGGGGATGCTGGCGCGCCGCGACGTGCTGCTGGCCATCTCCAACAGCGGGGAGACCGAGGAGATCCTCAAGCTCCTCCCGTTCGTCAAGCGGCTGAACGTCCCCGTGATCGCGCTGACCGGCCGGGTCCAGTCCACCCTGGCGAAGAACAGCGACGTGGTGCTGGACGTCTCGGTGAGCGAGGAGGCCTGTCCCATGGGCTTGGCCCCGACCGCCAGCACGACCGCCACGCTGGCCATGGGGGACGCCCTCGCGATCGCGCTCCTCCAGAAGCGCGGCTTCAAGGAGGAGGACTTCGCCCAATTCCATCCCGGCGGCACCCTCGGCCGACGCCTGCTGCTCAAGGTCCGCGACCTCATGCACCAGGGACCGGCGGTCCCGCTGGTGCCCGAGCAGGCCTCCGCCAGGGACGCGATCCTGGAGATGACGGGCAAGAAGCTGGGTATGACCACGGTCGTGGACGCGTCCGGACGGCTCCTGGGCGTGATCACGGACGGGGACCTGCGGCGGATCCTCGAACGGGGAGTGGACGTGGCCGTCGCCAAAGCCGGGGAGCTGGCAACCAGGCGTCCCAAGACGATCGGCCCGGACGAGCTGGCCGCCCGCGCGGTCCAGATCATGGAGCAACATTCGATCACCTCGCTCGTGGTGGTGGAAGAAAACCGCCGCATCGCCGGCGTCATCCACCTGCACGACCTGCTGAAAAGCGGCATCGTCTGAATCGAACCGAACCGGACGGGCGTCATGCGGATCACGGATGCGGTCAAGCAGCCGCCGGCGGTCGGAGCGGCAGGTCCTGAGGCCAAGGAATCGCGCCTGACCCTGGCCAACCTGCTGACCTTCGCCCGCATCCTGCTGATCCCGGTCTTCGTCCTCCTCTTCATCAACCCGACCCCGGAGCGGTCCCTGGCGGCGGCGATGGTCTTCGTCGTGGCCGCCGTGACCGACCTGCTGGACGGGTACATCGCCCGGCGGCGGGGGGAGATCACCCGGCTCGGCCGGCTGCTGGATCCGATCGCCGACAAGCTGCTGGTCCTCTCCGGCTTGATCCTGCTCGTGCAATTCGACCGGGTGATCGCGCTGGTCGCGATCCTGATCATCGCCCGCGAGGTGGCGGTCACGGGCATCCGGGCCATCGCGGCGGCGGACGGGGTGGTGCTCTCCTCGGAGACGATCGGCAAGTGGAAGATGGCCCTGCAGGTCGTCGCCGTCGTCCTGCTGATCCTGGACGACGGGCGGGGGGGGCTGGTGCCCGTCTCGTGGAACCTCCATCCGCTGGGGACCGGCCTGCTGTACCTGGCCCTGGGGCTGGCGTTGGTGTCCGGCGGCCGCATCCTCATGAGCTTCTGGCGTGAGGTCGCGATCAAGAAGCTCTAGCGATTCTTGAACGATTCCATGACCCCATCCGGCTGGCTGCCGATCGTCCTGGCCCTCGCCGGCTATCTTCTGGGCTCGATCCCGTTCGGCGTGATCGTGGCCAAGGGACTAGGCACCGTGGACCCGCGCACGGCCGGCAGCCGGAAC
It contains:
- the rfaE1 gene encoding D-glycero-beta-D-manno-heptose-7-phosphate kinase, which gives rise to MNSKLKTQNSKLIPHIQRFPQASVLVVGDLILDHYVWGKVSRISPEAPVPVVHVHSESLQLGGAANVYNNILALGGKADICGVVGADEGGRQLLKELGVLRQGRGGVVIDPDRPTTRKTRVVAHNQQVVRYDVERRSDIKEPIQRRIVRYVESRLREISCLVVSDYAKGVVTAPLMAELTRLASLRRIPIIVDPKVEHFAYYKGVTVVTPNHLEATQAAGLHGEDDRTITEAGEIIRQRLGCRSVLITRGEKGMSLFESDGASRHIPTVARQVYDVTGAGDTVIGTLALALATGAAMPDAAVLANHAAGIAVGMVGTATVTAAQLTEALAHA
- the lepA gene encoding translation elongation factor 4; protein product: MSKDLQSLIRNFSIIAHIDHGKSTLADRFLEVTGAITARESRDQILDAMDLERERGITIKAHAVAIRYKADDGQTYALHLIDTPGHVDFTYEVSRSLAACEGALLLVDASQGVEAQTIANAHLAMANNLTILPVINKIDLPSADVEGVKHQIQEVLGLDAKDALLVSAKEGRGVREVLEAVVARIPPPSGRADKPLKALIFDSWFDNYQGVIVLTRVIDGQIRPGTKIRLMSNNKLFEVTEVGVFAPKRTKTDRLATGEVGYVCANIREAADTKIGDTITEAGRPTDAPFPGYKEVKPLVFCGLYPTDTAQFENLRDALQKLRLNDSSFVYEPETSLALGFGFRCGFLGLLHMEIIQERLEREYGLTLITTAPTVVYQVLTTAGDILSIDNPAKLPSPSSIESFEEPFILITIITPERYVGNVLQLCQEKRGVQKGLQYLDPTRVMLTYELPLNEVILDFYDRLKSKTQGYASLDYEFIGYRESDLVKVDMLLNGETVDALSFITHREKAQIRGRQLAERMKELIPKQMFEVAIQAAIGSKVIARETVGALRKNVTAKCYGGDITRKRKLWEKQKEGKKRMKQVGRVEVPQEAFLALLKVTGE
- a CDS encoding KpsF/GutQ family sugar-phosphate isomerase, producing the protein MSVEHGKRVLEIEARAIAGLIGRLDDRFTKAVAALHDCAGKVVVSGMGKSGLIGQKIAATLASTGTPAFFLHPAEGIHGDLGMLARRDVLLAISNSGETEEILKLLPFVKRLNVPVIALTGRVQSTLAKNSDVVLDVSVSEEACPMGLAPTASTTATLAMGDALAIALLQKRGFKEEDFAQFHPGGTLGRRLLLKVRDLMHQGPAVPLVPEQASARDAILEMTGKKLGMTTVVDASGRLLGVITDGDLRRILERGVDVAVAKAGELATRRPKTIGPDELAARAVQIMEQHSITSLVVVEENRRIAGVIHLHDLLKSGIV
- the lepB gene encoding signal peptidase I, with product MTMEPNPSGIEEGRSASAEAAAAPGPEGNGAAAATAVAQAPPARKSVLREYAEAIVVAMLLAFAIRVFVVQAFKIPSGSMIPTLLIGDHILVSKLSYGVQWPADCKVKMAFPPLTCYASRTLVSFGQPQRGDVIVFRYPEDEDKDFIKRIVGLPGDKIEIRNKVVHVNGVPFEDQAFTQRVDPGTIDGTINPRDNFGPVTVPEQAYFVMGDNRDQSLDSRFWGFVSAEKIKGKAFRIYWSWSGQGDWKQWVRWERLGKAIR
- the bioA gene encoding adenosylmethionine--8-amino-7-oxononanoate transaminase, whose translation is MNGREPLADWDRRYLWHPFTQMREWEREEPLIIERGKGPYLFDSQGRRYLDGVSSLWVNVHGHRHPALDRALHGQLTKIAHSTLLGLSNPPAIRLARELVRLAPPGLTRVFYSDDGSTAVEVALKMAVQFWRQRRPNAGPKRTFLHLALAYHGDTAGAMSVGGIELFQGRFRPLLFPTLVAEPPYCYRCPLKRTFPSCKLACLEPIEQTLMRRHRDLAGLVIEPLVQAAAGMITAPPGYLRRIRELCTRYRVLLIADEVATGFGRTGRLFACEHEGVTPDLMAISKGLTGGYLPLGATLATEEIYQAFLGEYRDWKTFFHGHSYTGNPLGCAVALANLEIFRRERTLARLQPKVRALGRLLRPLARLSHVGDIRQRGFMVGIELVRDRKTKAPYPLEARIGHRVAMEARERGLLLRPLGNVIVLMPPLVATVRELALMVAIVREAIRAVTEQGKR
- the pgsA gene encoding CDP-diacylglycerol--glycerol-3-phosphate 3-phosphatidyltransferase, yielding MRITDAVKQPPAVGAAGPEAKESRLTLANLLTFARILLIPVFVLLFINPTPERSLAAAMVFVVAAVTDLLDGYIARRRGEITRLGRLLDPIADKLLVLSGLILLVQFDRVIALVAILIIAREVAVTGIRAIAAADGVVLSSETIGKWKMALQVVAVVLLILDDGRGGLVPVSWNLHPLGTGLLYLALGLALVSGGRILMSFWREVAIKKL
- the kdsB gene encoding 3-deoxy-manno-octulosonate cytidylyltransferase yields the protein MPSRPLVTVVIPARHGSSRFPGKPLVRLLDKPLIQHVYERAQSARCVDRVLIATDDPRIAEAVTAFGGAVVLTGEPYRTGTDRVAGVARKLDGEVFVNLQGDEIALDSGLFEDLVLPFLESGAGMGTLKRRLTAAEEIRNPAIVKVVTDERGDALYFSRAPIPYERDQPEGVGSNGLHSIHLGIYIYTRDTLFRFASLPTGRLEDAEKLEQLRALEHGIRIRVWETAHPSLRIDTPADLEEAAGVLKRLAPCP
- the kdsA gene encoding 3-deoxy-8-phosphooctulonate synthase, encoding MLHEVDLGPFKVGAAHRHFLIAGPCVLESERLALETAGRIAEITRALGMPYVFKSSYDKANRSSIASFRGPGLEPGLALLRKIREEVGVPVLTDVHTAEEAAQASEVVDVLQIPAFLCRQTDLLIAAAKTGRAVNVKKGQFLSPWEMGNVVQKLEESGTTRILLTERGASFGYNNLVVDMRSFPVMRSFGYPVVFDATHSVQLPGGAGTKSSGQREFIGPLASAAAAAGCDGFFMEVHPDPDQALSDGPNMVPLHQLKPLLERLLRICAAAGKGPEGAA
- a CDS encoding CTP synthase, with amino-acid sequence MATTSKFIFVTGGVVSSLGKGLASASIGNLLESRGLKITFLKLDPYINVDPGTMNPYQHGEVFVTDDGAETDLDLGHYERYTSLTLSKANNQTTGRIYNSVITKERRGDYLGGTVQVVPHITDEIKRAILTVAEGVDVTIVEIGGTVGDIESLPFLEAIRQMPYDVGRENVLYVHLTLVPYIGASGELKTKPTQHSVNKLREIGIQPNVLLCRTDRYLPPDLKEKIALFCNVEKGAVITAKDVETVYEVPIVFRKEGLDELIVRLLKLETGPPNLREWDAMVQKIKYPKHEVTVALVGKYVGLKESYKSLTEALVHGGIDHETRVHVHWVESDELHRTGTERLLRDADGILIPGGFGVRGIEGKIETIRYARERGVPFFGLCLGMQCAVIELARHVAGLAGANSSEFDPHTPHPVIDLMADQRSVQDKGGTMRLGAYPCRILEGSAAHKAYGVTEVRERHRHRYEFNNAYRDQLTSHGLVLSGLSPDGRLVEIVELKEHPWFLATQFHPEFTSRPHRPHPLFSAFVGAALRRKCGH